The sequence below is a genomic window from Luteitalea sp..
ATGCGGCGTCGAAGGCGGGATTGGTCGGCTTGACACGTGCGCTCTCACGCGAGCTCGCTGGCCGCGGCGTCCTCGTGAATGCCGTCTGCCCAGGCCTCGTCGAGACCGACATGGTGACCAGCATGCCGGCCGACTTGCGGGCCGAGAGCCTTGGGGCCATACCCATGAATCGGTTCGGTTTTCCACGCGAGGTTGCCGCGTTGGTCGCCTTCATTTGTTCCGATGCCGCGAGCTACATCACAGGCCAGGTCATTGCCGTTGACGGCGGTCTTACATAGCAGGGATCAAGGGATCAAGGGGTCAAGGGATCAAGGGATCAAGGGATCAAGGGGTCAAGGGGCACAGGCGGCGGTCAGGGCAAGGCGAGGATCGAGGTTCGAGGTTGAGCGCGGCTTACCGCGATGGAAGGCGCGCCGGTCAGTGGCTGCTCGAAAACTTCTATGAGTGATGCTCTCAAGGCGGAGATCAAGCAGGCCATCGTGCGGTGTCTTCGGCTTCCCATCCAGCCGGAGGAAATCGAGGACCGAGCAGCCTTATTCGGGGAGGGGCTGGGGCTCGATTCCATCGACGCTCTCGAATTGGTCTTGGAGCTGGAGCGCTCGTTTGGTGCCGTGATCGACAACGAAGAGGCCGGCGGCCGAATCCTGCGGTCGGTCGACACGATTACAGAGTTCGTCGAGCAACAGCGCACGGGCAGCGGACGATAGACGCTTGTGTCACTGAACGCCTTCACGGTCGACCTCGAGGAGTGGTTCCACATCTGCGGTGTCGAGGGGCCGCTGTCTGCCTCCAACTGGGCGAACCTGCCATCTCGGGTCGAGCTCACCACGCGACGGTTACTGGACGAATTGGATGCCGCCGGCGTTCGGGCGACGTTCTTCGTCTTGGGGTGGGTTGCTGCGCGGTACCCCTCGATCGTGGGCGAGATCGCGGCCGGAGGGCACGAGATCGGGTCGCATGGCTACTGGCACCGCTGGGTCCACATGCAGACGCCAGAGGAGCTCGCCGCGGACCTCGATGCCGGCGTTGGTGCGCTCGCTGCGGCCGGGGTCGGTGGTGTCACGGCCTATCGAGCGCCCGAATGGTCGATCAACGGTCGCTCGCCTTGGGCGCTCGAATGCCTGGTACGTCACGGCTTTTGCATCGACGCGAGCATGGCACCGGTCGCGATCGTGGGACGTGCCTCGTACCCTCGCCGGCCGCACGTCCGCGCCACATGGGCAGGACCGATCCTCGAGGTGCCACCTCTCGTCATCGACCGTCTCGGCCAGGCGATGCCCATCGGCTGGGGCTGGGGCCTGCGGATGAGCGCACCGCGCCGCGTCTTGGCCGCCATCGAGCAGGCGAATCGTGCGGGCGATCCCGCGGTCCTCATGGTGCACCCCTGGGAAGTGGATGCTGATCCGCCGCGGGTGTCCTTGCCGGCACGCCAGCGCTTTGCCCACTACTTTCGGTTGGATGGCTTCCTCGCTCGGCTTCGTGTCATCCTGCGCGGCGCGTCGTTTCGACCGCTTGGCGAGGTGCTGGCGTCCGACGCGGGGCTGATCTCGCAGGGAGCCGCCAGATCGGCCGCACATGCGCATCAACGGTCGAATGGGTGTAGGCCCGACCTCTAGGTCGGCGTGCTCGGCAATTGCAATGCACGTCATGCTTCGTGCGTTCGGCTGCGTAGCCTGCCTGGTGATTGCTGTCGCAACCGTCACCGCGCAAGCTCAGCAGCCGTCGCTCCCACGCGTCGCGTTCGATGAGCGCCTGGACACGCCGCCCGTCCTGGTCTCCGCCCTCGCTTCGGCGCCTGCACCCGCGTTCCCGGTCATGGCACGAGTGCTCGTCACGCGCCGGGATCTCGAGCCGATGCCTGGGAAGTACGCGTTCGAGCGCCTCGAGGAGCGTTTGAATCAGTATGCCAAACGCGAGATTGACGTGTGGCTGAGCGTTGGCGGCATGCCGGACGGGCTCGACGAAGCGGAGGGTTGGACCGCGTTCGTGCGCGCCCTCGCGGCACGCTCGGTTCGCCGTGTTCGACTGTTCGAGCTGTCCATCGATGAGCGTGATCCCAAGGTCGCTGCCTACCTCTTCAAGCTGGCGGCGACAGAGATTCACGGACGCGACGAGGAGACCCTCGTCGGCCTCGGAACCAAGCCTGGCGTTAGCGCCTCGACACTCGAGGATCTCTATCGCGAGGATCTCGGGCCCTACGTGGACGCTGTCACTCTTCCCGCATCACTCGACGCCGATACCTCTCACGACATAGCGCGCGCGCTCGCACGCGTCGATCAGTCTGCCCGACTGCTCGTGAGCGGCGTCGCACTCGGAGAGACCACGCAAGCGGCCGCTCGCCAGTTCATAGGAAAAGAGCTGCAGGCGCTTGGAACGGCAACGCTCACACGGAGCTATCGGACCGAGCCGGCCAATGTGGAGCAGGTGCTCGCAGCTAGTCGAGCGATCGCCGACCTGCTCACGGGAGCGCTGGTGCCCCTCGATCCGGATGCTGCCTCATTGCGCCTCGCTCGGGGTGGCCAGGACCTCACCAAGACCGCGGGCTACCGGCTGCTCTACAGCATCGAGACATTCGCGACATACCTCGTCTACTGGGGCGACGCTGCAGACGGTGAAGCGCTGGAGGTCTCGCTGTCGCTTCCACTCGAAGGCGACCCGGTGGTGCGCGATCCGTTCGATGGGTCGCAACGGCCGGTAGACGGCTATGCGCAT
It includes:
- a CDS encoding DUF3473 domain-containing protein is translated as MSLNAFTVDLEEWFHICGVEGPLSASNWANLPSRVELTTRRLLDELDAAGVRATFFVLGWVAARYPSIVGEIAAGGHEIGSHGYWHRWVHMQTPEELAADLDAGVGALAAAGVGGVTAYRAPEWSINGRSPWALECLVRHGFCIDASMAPVAIVGRASYPRRPHVRATWAGPILEVPPLVIDRLGQAMPIGWGWGLRMSAPRRVLAAIEQANRAGDPAVLMVHPWEVDADPPRVSLPARQRFAHYFRLDGFLARLRVILRGASFRPLGEVLASDAGLISQGAARSAAHAHQRSNGCRPDL
- a CDS encoding acyl carrier protein, with amino-acid sequence MSDALKAEIKQAIVRCLRLPIQPEEIEDRAALFGEGLGLDSIDALELVLELERSFGAVIDNEEAGGRILRSVDTITEFVEQQRTGSGR